The proteins below come from a single Psychrobacter sp. PL19 genomic window:
- a CDS encoding amidase, with the protein MKDFEIEELTITDMQTHLKNGSLTVRSLVEAYLERIEAIDKSGPTLNSIITINPIALDEADRLDAHFARTGEFVGALHGVPVLVKDQVETKDMMTTFGSIAQDGYQPKDDATIIKKMKAVGAIILAKTTLPDFATSWFGFCSKQGETKNPYVLAYDPGGSSSGTAAAIAANLGLVGIGEDTGGSIRIPASFTNLVGVRVTPGLISRNGTSPLVVFQDTAGPMARTVTDAALLLDALVGYDPTDEYTTAACIADHKGSYTNALDADSLKGARLGVVRNAYGSNDNAESAEVNGIIDSALEKAKDVGAILVDVEIPDMMEHIIETSLYGSHSRHDINKFLASREGMPTKSLEEIKANGTFHPVLDLLIDIFEGPVNPEDEPDYFRKLAARDKFQRLVAGIVAKNDLDALVFPCVQILPPSKQDVRDGKHQVLTFPTNTLIASQTWMPSICLPAGFSENGLPVGMELVVLPYHEPDLFRLGYAFEQANNVRRTPNYL; encoded by the coding sequence ATGAAAGATTTTGAAATTGAAGAGTTAACCATCACTGATATGCAAACGCATCTCAAAAATGGATCGCTCACTGTGCGCAGTTTGGTTGAAGCGTACCTTGAACGGATAGAGGCAATTGATAAATCTGGGCCTACTCTCAATTCTATCATTACTATTAATCCAATCGCACTGGATGAAGCCGATCGCCTTGACGCACATTTCGCAAGGACAGGCGAATTTGTTGGCGCATTGCACGGCGTGCCGGTGCTAGTAAAAGATCAAGTAGAAACCAAAGATATGATGACGACTTTCGGCTCCATAGCTCAGGACGGTTACCAGCCAAAAGATGACGCAACCATTATCAAAAAGATGAAAGCGGTAGGGGCGATTATTCTTGCCAAAACGACATTGCCCGATTTTGCAACATCATGGTTCGGATTTTGTTCAAAACAAGGTGAGACTAAGAATCCATATGTTTTGGCGTATGATCCCGGTGGTTCTAGCAGCGGGACAGCGGCTGCGATCGCAGCGAACCTAGGATTGGTCGGAATAGGCGAAGATACCGGTGGTTCCATTCGTATACCCGCTAGTTTTACGAATCTTGTCGGTGTCCGTGTTACTCCCGGCCTGATAAGCCGCAATGGCACGTCGCCGCTTGTAGTTTTTCAGGATACAGCAGGTCCGATGGCGCGCACGGTTACAGATGCCGCTCTCCTTCTTGATGCATTGGTAGGTTATGACCCAACCGATGAATATACTACCGCGGCGTGTATTGCTGATCATAAAGGCAGCTATACTAATGCTTTGGATGCCGATAGCCTTAAAGGAGCGCGTCTGGGAGTTGTACGTAACGCTTATGGGTCAAACGATAATGCTGAGTCTGCAGAAGTTAACGGTATCATTGACTCGGCTCTCGAAAAAGCTAAAGATGTAGGAGCCATACTTGTTGATGTAGAAATTCCAGACATGATGGAACACATTATCGAAACCTCTTTGTATGGTTCACACTCGCGGCATGACATCAATAAGTTTTTAGCCTCACGTGAAGGTATGCCGACCAAAAGCCTCGAAGAAATCAAAGCAAATGGCACGTTCCACCCGGTGCTGGATCTTTTAATTGATATCTTTGAAGGACCGGTAAATCCAGAAGATGAGCCTGATTATTTCCGCAAGCTTGCCGCTCGCGACAAGTTCCAACGCCTTGTTGCCGGAATTGTTGCGAAAAATGACTTGGACGCGTTAGTGTTTCCCTGCGTTCAGATCCTTCCACCGTCAAAACAGGATGTCCGTGACGGCAAGCATCAAGTATTAACGTTCCCAACGAATACTTTGATTGCTTCGCAGACCTGGATGCCGTCGATTTGCCTACCTGCCGGATTCAGTGAAAATGGTTTACCCGTGGGTATGGAGCTGGTTGTTTTGCCATATCACGAGCCAGATTTATTCCGGCTGGGTTACGCATTTGAACAGGCTAATAATGTGCGTCGTACGCCTAACTATTTATAA